A window of the Calditrichia bacterium genome harbors these coding sequences:
- the rpsF gene encoding 30S ribosomal protein S6: MENRYSTIFIVDVSQNPEEVETVTSRIVQLIEDHGGVIVLNNPWGKRRMAYPINNKNSGFYVEIEFTAQSRLNIPQIIEKEYRLNDRVMRHLTYVVTKEELLQRGIDIRRAKTSSGDSDDFRGGRDDDRPRRSGPRFSNKDIEPIKRAEPVVAEKADTVVEMNDSNDADQNEVEVKDE; this comes from the coding sequence ATGGAAAACCGGTATAGCACGATTTTTATCGTGGATGTGTCGCAGAATCCGGAAGAAGTTGAAACCGTAACCAGCCGTATCGTGCAATTGATCGAAGATCACGGTGGTGTTATTGTGCTCAACAATCCCTGGGGAAAGCGCCGTATGGCTTACCCGATCAACAATAAAAACAGCGGTTTTTATGTTGAAATTGAATTTACTGCCCAAAGCCGTTTGAATATCCCCCAAATTATCGAGAAAGAATATCGACTCAACGACCGGGTGATGCGTCACCTGACTTATGTTGTGACAAAAGAAGAATTGTTGCAGCGTGGCATCGATATTCGTCGTGCAAAAACCTCGTCAGGCGATTCTGATGATTTTCGTGGCGGAAGAGACGACGATAGACCCCGACGCTCCGGCCCGCGTTTTTCGAACAAAGATATCGAGCCCATTAAAAGAGCCGAGCCTGTGGTAGCCGAAAAGGCAGATACTGTCGTTGAAATGAACGATTCAAATGATGCAGACCAGAATGAAGTGGAGGTGAAAGATGAATAG
- a CDS encoding 30S ribosomal protein S18: MNSGRQRARTGGRSRANSRPRKKRVSRLSENGIVFVDFRDTKLLVRYLSEQGKIVPRRTSGNNVQQQRQLAIAIKRARHLALLPFVSDIQR; the protein is encoded by the coding sequence ATGAATAGTGGCAGACAAAGAGCACGCACCGGTGGTAGATCCCGCGCCAACTCACGCCCGCGCAAAAAACGCGTTAGCCGTCTGAGTGAAAATGGTATTGTATTTGTCGATTTTCGCGATACCAAATTGTTGGTTCGCTATTTATCCGAACAAGGGAAAATCGTACCCCGCAGAACATCTGGTAACAACGTCCAACAACAACGCCAATTGGCGATTGCCATCAAACGCGCACGGCATTTGGCTTTGCTGCCGTTTGTATCGGACATCCAACGCTAA
- a CDS encoding 50S ribosomal protein L9, which produces MKIVLRQDFESLGKTGDVVEVKPGYARNFLVPRKIALPAKPNFIKMVEEESRQKQLRQRKDRKIAEELAAKLNEVSLTISVNVGEEDKMFGSVTSQDIAAGLAESGHEIDRRKIQLDEPIKALGIYSVPIKLYPEVVANVKVWVVKE; this is translated from the coding sequence ATGAAAATAGTACTCAGACAAGATTTTGAAAGCCTTGGCAAAACCGGCGATGTTGTTGAAGTAAAGCCGGGTTACGCCAGAAATTTTTTGGTGCCGCGCAAAATTGCACTTCCCGCAAAACCGAATTTTATCAAAATGGTTGAGGAAGAATCGCGCCAAAAACAATTGCGTCAGCGTAAAGATCGCAAAATTGCCGAAGAATTGGCAGCCAAATTGAACGAAGTTTCGCTCACAATTTCCGTAAATGTGGGTGAAGAAGATAAGATGTTCGGTTCAGTTACATCACAGGATATTGCCGCTGGTTTGGCTGAAAGCGGGCATGAAATTGATCGCCGTAAAATCCAATTGGATGAGCCGATCAAAGCATTGGGAATTTATTCAGTGCCGATAAAACTGTACCCGGAAGTGGTTGCAAATGTCAAAGTGTGGGTCGTAAAAGAGTAG